A DNA window from Odocoileus virginianus isolate 20LAN1187 ecotype Illinois unplaced genomic scaffold, Ovbor_1.2 Unplaced_Contig_2, whole genome shotgun sequence contains the following coding sequences:
- the CXCR6 gene encoding C-X-C chemokine receptor type 6, with protein sequence MAEYDYKDFGFFNSSDDSNQGNQDFLRFSKFFLPCVYVVVFICGLVGNSLVLVIYVFYQKLKSPTDVFLMNLPLADLVFVCTLPFWAYAGTHEWVFGNIMCKVLLGIYTLNFYTSMLILTCITVDRFIAVVRAAKAYTQRAKRMAWGKAICLSIWVVSLLVSLPQIIYGNVLYHDKPICSYQEEISTMVLAIQMTLGFFLPLLAMIVCYSVIIKTLLQARGFRKHKSLKIIFLVVVVFLLTQMPFNLVKLIRSTSWEYDTMTSFHYAITVTEAIAYLRACLNPVLYAFVGLKFRKNFRKLVKDVGCLPYLRVSGQHTCSEDTSRSASASHNVEATSMFQL encoded by the coding sequence ATGGCTGAGTACGACTACAAAGACTTCGGGTTCTTCAACAGTTCCGATGACAGCAACCAGGGGAACCAAGACTTCCTGCGGTTCAGCAAGTTCTTCCTGCCGTGCGTGTACGTGGTGGTGTTCATCTGCGGCCTGGTGGGGAACTCCCTGGTGCTGGTCATCTATGTCTTCTACCAGAAGCTGAAGAGCCCGACGGATGTGTTCCTGATGAACCTGCCCCTGGCTGACCTGGTGTTCGTCTGCACTCTGCCCTTCTGGGCCTACGCAGGCACCCATGAGTGGGTCTTTGGCAATATCATGTGCAAAGTCCTGCTGGGTATCTACACGCTGAACTTCTACACATCCATGCTCATCCTCACCTGCATCACCGTGGACCGCTTCATCGCTGTGGTGCGGGCCGCCAAGGCCTACACCCAGCGGGCCAAGCGCATGGCCTGGGGTAAGGCCATCTGCTTGTCCATCTGGGTGGTTTCCCTGCTGGTTTCCTTGCCGCAGATCATCTACGGCAATGTCCTTTATCATGACAAGCCCATCTGCAGTTATCAGGAGGAGATTTCCACCATGGTGCTGGCCATCCAGATGACCCTGGGGTTCTTCCTGCCACTGCTTGCCATGATTGTTTGCTATTCGGTCATCATCAAGACCCTGCTTCAGGCTCGAGGCTTCCGGAAGCACAAGTCTCTGAAGATCAtcttcctggtggtggtggtgttcctGCTGACCCAGATGCCCTTCAACCTCGTGAAGCTCATCCGTAGCACGAGCTGGGAGTACGACACCATGACCAGCTTCCACTATGCCATCACAGTGACAGAGGCAATTGCCTACCTGCGTGCCTGCCTGAATCCTGTGCTCTATGCCTTTGTTGGCCTCAAGTTTCGGAAGAATTTCCGGAAGCTTGTGAAAGACGTAGGCTGCCTCCCTTACCTGCGTGTCTCTGGCCAACACACGTGTTCAGAGGACACTTCCAGGAGTGCGTCGGCCTCTCACAATGTGGAGGCCACCAGCATGTTCCAGCTGTAG